The following proteins are encoded in a genomic region of Stigmatopora nigra isolate UIUO_SnigA chromosome 3, RoL_Snig_1.1, whole genome shotgun sequence:
- the LOC144193943 gene encoding uncharacterized protein LOC144193943 produces MLAGEMLQKERKRRRFHELLRASLRQAGYTGAIIKNLRSAEASTSQVVPHITEDAISAEERADSPAEDNVGHVVPVEEIAFIQGEHVDAASVCRSETSPSTFQHFSSSTDSDVEDLHPERREQFALSHAVALPRDAVAVVDQEEDGGPRRDGAVGAGKKTFQCPFCDKSFLSKSRWKRHTRIHTGEKPFTCALCDKSYTRESNLRQHIRTHTGEKPYLCSVCGQRFVKKRHLSDHAIKHTGVKPYLCSVCGQGFTRQEYFRIHARQHTGERPYACSVCGKSFSQQQYFKAHTRIHTGEKPFECSICGLKASQRGTLTNHMRIHTGEKPFACAVCGKRFTLKQYLRTHAKTHSGEKPHKCLVCGLAFTQKMSLTTHVRTHTGEKPFNCAVCGKGYTTKGNLSKHVQTHAEETNRDCAQ; encoded by the exons ATGTTGGCTGGAGAAATGCTGCAAAAGGAGAGAAAACGTCGACGATTTCACGAACTACTTCGAGCTTCGTTACGTCAAGCTG GCTACACGGGAGCAATAATAAAGAACTTGAGAAGTGCAGAAGCATCCACATCGCAAGTGGTTCCTCACATCACTGAAGATGCCATTTCCG CTGAAGAAAGAGCCGATTCGCCCGCTGAAGATAACGTGGGCCATGTCGTCC CTGTGGAAGAAATTGCTTTTATCCAAGGGGAGCATGTTGATGCTGCTA gTGTATGCCGCAGTGAAACCTCGCCTTCcacttttcaacatttttcctCCAGTACCG ACTCCGACGTAGAAGACCTCCATCCCGAGCGGCGAGAGCAGTTTGCTCTTTCCCACGCGGTGGCCCTTCCCCGAGACGCCGTCGCCGTGGTGGACCAGGAGGAGGACGGAGGCCCGCGACGTGACGGGGCGGTTGGCGCCGGCAAGAAAACATTTCAGTGTCCCTTCTGCGACAAAAGCTTTCTCAGCAAGTCCAGGTGGAAGCGGCACACCAGAATCCACACGGGAGAAAAACCCTTCACCTGCGCCCTGTGCGATAAAAGCTACACTCGAGAGTCCAATTTGAGACAGCACATCCGAACCCACACCGGCGAAAAACCTTACCTGTGCTCCGTTTGCGGTCAGAGATTTGTCAAAAAGAGACATTTGAGCGACCACGCCATCAAACACACCGGGGTGAAACCCTATCTGTGCTCGGTATGCGGTCAGGGTTTCACGCGGCAGGAATATTTCCGCATACACGCCAGGCAGCACACCGGGGAGAGACCGTACGCCTGTTCCGTCTGCGGGAAAAGCTTTAGCCAGCAGCAGTACTTTAAAGCGCACACAAGAATACACACGGGGGAGAAACCATTCGAATGCTCCATTTGTGGCCTGAAAGCCTCTCAAAGGGGGACGTTGACCAATCACATGCGAATACACACCGGAGAAAAGCCTTTTGCCTGTGCCGTTTGCGGCAAAAGGTTCACTCTCAAACAGTATTTGAGAACGCACGCCAAGACGCACAGTGGGGAAAAACCTCACAAGTGTTTGGTTTGCGGCCTGGCCTTCACTCAAAAGATGAGTTTGACCACGCACGTGCGAACGCACACCGGAGAAAAACCTTTCAACTGCGCCGTATGTGGCAAAGGATATACCACCAAGGGAAATTTAAGTAAACACGTCCAGACGCACGCTGAAGAAACCAATCGGGACTGTGCGCAGTAG
- the LOC144193942 gene encoding AP-2 complex subunit alpha-2-like isoform X2: MPAVSKGDGMRGLAVFISDIRNCKSKEAEIKRINKELANIRSKFKGDKALDGYSKKKYVCKLLFIFLLGHDIDFGHMEAVNLLSSNKYTEKQIGYLFISVLVNSNSELISLINNGLRNDLNSRNPTFMNLALHCIANVGSREMAEAFASEVPRILVAGDTMDSVKQSAALCLLRLNKTSPDLVPVGEWTARVVHLLNDQHLGVVTAATSLIVRLAQKNPEDFKTAVSLAVARLSRIVTSAAIDLQDYTYYFVAAPWLSVKLLRLLQCYPPPEDTSLRSRLTECLETILNKAQEPPKSKKVQHSNAKNAVLFEAISLIIHHDSEPTLLVRACNQLGQFLQHRETNLRYLALESMCTLASSEFSHEAVKTHMDTVINALKTERDVSVRQRAVDLLYAMCDRSNAKQIVAEMLSYLENADYSIREEIVLKVAILAEKYAVDYTWYVDTILNLIRVAGDHVSEEVWYRVIQIVINRDDVQGYAAKTVFEALQAPACHENLLKVGGYILGEFGNLIAGDPRSSPLVQFRLLHSKFHLCSVSTRALLLSAYIKLINLFPEVKGTIQEVLRSDGQLRNADVELQQRAVEYLRLSSIATTDILATVLEEMPPFPERESSILAKLKKKKGGAGKVAVGVDDTRRPANGRPDHDDENGHPAVGQNSSAHALNDLLNLNSPPAAHSSLLIDVTSDAAPPDPAPDPASAFGPALDFTPEVSEESFGRFVCKNNGVLYENQLLQIGLKSEYRHNLGRMYVFFGNKTSIQFVGFSSWFFFNL, encoded by the exons ATGCCGGCGGTGTCGAAAGGGGACGGAATGCGCGGCCTGGCCGTCTTCATCTCCGACATTAGGAACT GTAAAAGTAAAGAGGCAGAGATCAAGAGAATCAACAAGGAGCTAGCCAACATTCGATCAAAATTTAAAG GTGACAAGGCTCTGGATGGCTACAGCAAGAAAAAGTATGTGTGCAAGCTGCTTTTCATCTTCCTCCTGGGCCACGATATCGACTTTGGACACATGGAGGCCGTCAATCTGCTCAGTTCCAACAAATACACGGAGAAACAAATT GGCTACCTGTTCATCTCGGTGCTGGTCAACTCCAACAGCGAGCTGATCAGCCTGATCAACAACGGCCTGCGGAACGACCTGAACAGCCGCAACCCCACCTTCATGAACCTGGCGCTCCACTGCATCGCCAACGTGGGCAGCCGTGAAATGGCCGAGGCCTTTGCCTCCGAGGTGCCGCGCATCCTAGTGGCGGG GGACACCATGGACAGCGTGAAGCAGAGCGCGGCGCTGTGCCTGCTGCGCCTCAACAAGACGTCGCCCGACCTGGTGCCCGTGGGCGAGTGGACGGCCAGAGTGGTCCACCTGCTTAACGACCAGCATTTG GGCGTGGTGACGGCGGCCACCAGTTTGATCGTCAGGCTGGCCCAGAAGAATCCGGAGGATTTCAAAACGGCCGTGTCGCTGGCGGTGGCCCGGCTCAGCAGG ATCGTGACGTCGGCCGCCATCGACCTTCAGGACTACACGTACTACTTTGTGGCGGCGCCGTGGCTCTCCGTCAAACTGCTGAGACTGCTGCAGTGCTACCCGCCACCCG AGGACACGTCGCTGCGGAGTCGACTGACGGAATGTCTGGAGACCATCTTGAACAAGGCCCAGGAACCGCCCAAGTCCAAGAAGGTCCAGCATTCCAACGCCAAGAACGCCGTGCTCTTCGAAGCCATTTCGCTCATCATCCACCACGACAG CGAGCCCACCCTGCTGGTCCGAGCGTGTAACCAGCTGGGTCAGTTCCTCCAGCACCGGGAAACCAACTTGCGCTACTTGGCCCTGGAGAGCATGTGCACGCTGGCCAGCTCCGAGTTCTCCCACGAGGCCGTCAAGACGCACATGGACACCGTCATCAACGCCCTCAAG ACGGAGCGAGACGTGAGCGTCCGCCAGCGTGCCGTGGACCTCCTGTACGCCATGTGCGACCGCAGCAACGCCAAGCAGATCGTGGCCGAGATGCTGAGCTACCTGGAGAACGCCGACTACTCCATCCGAGAGGAAATA GTGCTGAAAGTGGCCATCCTGGCCGAGAAGTACGCGGTGGACTACACGTGGTACGTGGACACCATCCTCAACCTCATCCGCGTGGCCGGCGACCACGTCAGCGAGGAAGTGTGGTACCGCGTCATCCAGATCGTCATCAACCGGGACGACGTGCAGGGCTACGCCGCCAAGACCGTCTTTGAG GCTCTTCAAGCGCCCGCCTGTCACGAGAACCTGCTGAAAGTGGGAGGCTACATCCTGGGCGAGTTTGGCAACCTGATTGCCGGAGATCCGCGATCCAG CCCGCTGGTCCAGTTCCGGCTCCTCCACTCCAAGTTCCACCTGTGCTCGGTGTCCACGCGGGCGCTGCTGCTGTCGGCTTACATCAAGTTGATCAACCTGTTCCCGGAGGTGAAGGGCACCATCCAGGAGGTTCTGCGCTCGGACGGCCAGCTGCGCAACGCCGACGTGGAGTTGCAGCAGCGAGCCGTGGAGTACCTGCGCCTCAGCTCCATCGCCACCACCGACATCCTG gCCACCGTACTGGAGGAAATGCCGCCTTTCCCCGAAAGGGAGTCTTCCATCCTGGccaaattgaagaaaaagaaaggaggagCAGGCAAAGTGGCCGTTGGCGTGGACGACACGCGCCGCCCCGCCAACGGCCGTCCGGATCACGACGACGAGAACGGCCACCCCGCCGTTGGCCAG AATTCGTCAGCGCACGCCTTGAACGACCTGCTCAACCTGAACTCGCCACCCGCGGCCCACTCCAGTCTCCTGATCGACGTGACGTCGGACGCGGCCCCCCCGGACCCCGCCCCGGATCCGGCTTCCGCGTTTGGCCCCGCCTTGGACTTCACCCCCGAAGTTTCCGAGGAAAGTTTTGGCAG GTTTGTGTGCAAGAACAACGGCGTCCTCTACGAGAATCAACTTTTACAGATCGGCCTCAAGTCGGAGTACCGCCACAATTTGG GTCGCATGTACGTGTTTTTCGGCAACAAGACGTCCATCCAGTTTGTCGGCTTTTCGTCGTGG tttttttttaatctttaa